The following are encoded together in the Thermodesulfobacteriota bacterium genome:
- a CDS encoding Hsp20/alpha crystallin family protein: MNIVRWTPLRDMAFFQNRFNRFFDDDFYAPTRENDELAMTSWNPVVDIYDNDNNIIIKAELPGMDKKDIVIDLKDRVLTLKGERSFENEVKEENYYKRERAFGKFNRAFTLPVGLNPDKIKADFKDGVLKIDIPKPEEEKPKQITIH; this comes from the coding sequence ATGAATATTGTAAGATGGACACCACTAAGAGATATGGCATTTTTTCAAAACCGTTTTAACCGGTTTTTTGATGATGACTTTTATGCACCAACCCGGGAAAATGATGAATTGGCAATGACCAGCTGGAACCCGGTTGTTGATATTTATGACAATGACAACAACATTATAATAAAAGCTGAACTGCCAGGCATGGACAAAAAGGATATCGTGATCGATTTAAAGGACAGAGTTTTGACTCTCAAGGGTGAGCGCTCCTTTGAAAATGAGGTTAAAGAGGAAAATTATTACAAAAGGGAAAGAGCTTTTGGGAAATTTAACCGGGCGTTTACATTGCCGGTGGGCCTGAACCCTGATAAGATCAAAGCTGATTTTAAGGACGGCGTTTTAAAAATTGATATCCCCAAACCTGAAGAGGAAAAACCGAAACAGATCACGATACACTAA